In the genome of Romeriopsis navalis LEGE 11480, one region contains:
- a CDS encoding cell division protein SepF, with protein MGIFGKLRDFVGVNEQVDYEYEYDEMDGQEYQDLYQEDAAPVQEDSSRRRLREQRPLAQEAAATNASSLATSMSNVIGMPGSVNGISEVVVLEPRSFEEMPQVIQALRERKSVVLNLTIMDPDQAQRAVDFVAGGTFAIDGHQERIGESIFLFTPSCVQVSANGSTVREVSTPAARPTRTASSQSWGSDAVNVAAQ; from the coding sequence ATGGGTATTTTCGGTAAGCTACGCGACTTCGTTGGTGTGAACGAGCAAGTTGATTACGAATATGAGTACGATGAGATGGATGGTCAAGAGTACCAAGATCTCTATCAAGAAGACGCAGCACCGGTGCAGGAAGATAGTTCCCGCCGTCGTCTGCGTGAACAGCGTCCCTTGGCGCAAGAAGCAGCTGCGACCAATGCTTCTAGTCTGGCTACCAGCATGAGCAATGTAATTGGCATGCCAGGCAGCGTTAATGGTATTTCGGAAGTTGTGGTGCTTGAACCACGCTCCTTCGAAGAGATGCCTCAAGTCATCCAGGCATTGCGTGAGCGCAAGTCGGTTGTCTTAAATCTGACAATCATGGATCCTGACCAAGCGCAAAGAGCCGTTGACTTCGTTGCAGGTGGCACATTTGCGATCGACGGTCATCAAGAGCGGATTGGTGAGAGTATTTTCTTGTTCACACCAAGCTGTGTTCAGGTCAGCGCCAATGGTTCCACAGTGCGTGAAGTATCGACTCCGGCAGCACGTCCTACCCGCACCGCTTCATCCCAGTCTTGGGGTAGCGATGCTGTCAATGTCGCCGCTCAGTAG